From the Priestia aryabhattai genome, one window contains:
- a CDS encoding Fur-regulated basic protein FbpA has protein sequence MTSEKAFEQKKDLLMNQIIESGYFKAEDGRHLYELNLSELEQTHHNLQNQKVSEV, from the coding sequence ATGACATCTGAAAAAGCATTTGAGCAAAAGAAAGATCTTTTAATGAATCAAATTATTGAATCGGGTTACTTTAAAGCAGAAGACGGGAGACATTTATATGAATTGAATTTAAGTGAACTAGAACAAACGCATCACAATCTTCAAAACCAAAAGGTAAGTGAAGTATAA